From Helicoverpa armigera isolate CAAS_96S chromosome 29, ASM3070526v1, whole genome shotgun sequence, the proteins below share one genomic window:
- the LOC110382210 gene encoding lachesin isoform X2, translating to MRVTKMEFKNYVYLTLLLCFSSIATAQRTPTISHITQEQIRDIGSQVDLDCSVHYAQDFPVIWVKYDSYKTVESIPLSTNAGLIIKDSRFSLRFDDATATYTLSIKDIQENDAGWYQCQVLMSVSNKITAEVELQVRRPPIISDNSTRSIVANEGESVQMECYAGGFPPPKISWRRENNAILPTGGSIYRGNILKIATVHKEDRGTYYCVAENGVGKGARRNINLEVEFAPVVTVPRPRLAQALQYDMDLECHVEAYPPPAITWLKDEIQLSNNQHYRISHFATADEFTDTTIRVITIEKRQYGLFKCKAQNKLGTDEGQVELVESPMPDINYPGLRPDPLVSGSAINTKTLHILYLLAYLFIALT from the exons ATGCGTGTTACAAAAATGGAGTTCAAAAATTACGTTTATTTAACGTTATTACTGTGCTTTTCATCAATTG CAACAGCACAGAGGACGCCGACGATATCTCATATTACTCAAGAACAGATCAGGGATATCGGCAGTCAGGTGGATTTGGACTGCTCCGTCCATTATGCCCAGGACTTCCCTGTTATTTGG GTAAAATACGACTCGTACAAGACAGTAGAATCTATTCCACTCTCCACAAATGCTGGGCTCATCATCAAGGATTCGAGGTTTTCGCTAAGATTTGACGATGCGACAGCCACTTACACGCTTTCG ATAAAAGACATACAAGAGAATGACGCGGGTTGGTACCAGTGCCAAGTTTTGATGTCAGTCAGTAACAAGATCACAGCTGAAGTGGAACTTCAAGTTAGGAGACCACCCATCATTTCTGATAACTCTACTAGGTCTATTGTAGCTAACGAGGGAGAAA gcGTACAAATGGAATGCTACGCCGGAGGGTTCCCGCCGCCGAAGATCTCGTGGCGTCGTGAGAACAATGCCATTTTACCTACCGGCGGATCTATCTACAG GGGCAACATCCTAAAAATCGCGACGGTACATAAGGAGGACCGTGGCACGTATTACTGCGTGGCGGAGAACGGCGTCGGCAAGGGCGCGCGACGCAACATCAACCTGGAGGTCGAGTTCGCGCCCGTCGTCACCGTGCCCAGGCCGAGGCTCGCGCAG GCTCTACAATACGACATGGATTTGGAGTGCCACGTAGAAGCGTACCCGCCTCCCGCCATCACTTGGCTGAAGGACGAAATACAGCTGTCTAACAACCAGCATTACAg AATCTCCCATTTCGCGACCGCCGACGAATTCACAGACACTACAATCCGAGTGATTACTATAGAGAAGCGACAATATGGCCTGTTCAAGTGTAAGGCGCAGAATAAGCTGGGCACTGATGAAGGACAAGTCGAGTTAGTCG AGTCGCCTATGCCAGACATTAACTACCCGGGTCTACGGCCAGACCCGCTAGTTTCTGGTTCAGCCATAAACACTAAAACTCTACATATCTTATATCTTTTAGCATATCTGTTTATTGCACTAACTTAA
- the LOC110382210 gene encoding lachesin isoform X1, which yields MRVTKMEFKNYVYLTLLLCFSSIATAQRTPTISHITQEQIRDIGSQVDLDCSVHYAQDFPVIWVKYDSYKTVESIPLSTNAGLIIKDSRFSLRFDDATATYTLSIKDIQENDAGWYQCQVLMSVSNKITAEVELQVRRPPIISDNSTRSIVANEGESVQMECYAGGFPPPKISWRRENNAILPTGGSIYRGNILKIATVHKEDRGTYYCVAENGVGKGARRNINLEVEFAPVVTVPRPRLAQALQYDMDLECHVEAYPPPAITWLKDEIQLSNNQHYRISHFATADEFTDTTIRVITIEKRQYGLFKCKAQNKLGTDEGQVELVESIIPVCPPACGTARFAAAASLAPSVATLMSLFAVYIIYAVKRVAYARH from the exons ATGCGTGTTACAAAAATGGAGTTCAAAAATTACGTTTATTTAACGTTATTACTGTGCTTTTCATCAATTG CAACAGCACAGAGGACGCCGACGATATCTCATATTACTCAAGAACAGATCAGGGATATCGGCAGTCAGGTGGATTTGGACTGCTCCGTCCATTATGCCCAGGACTTCCCTGTTATTTGG GTAAAATACGACTCGTACAAGACAGTAGAATCTATTCCACTCTCCACAAATGCTGGGCTCATCATCAAGGATTCGAGGTTTTCGCTAAGATTTGACGATGCGACAGCCACTTACACGCTTTCG ATAAAAGACATACAAGAGAATGACGCGGGTTGGTACCAGTGCCAAGTTTTGATGTCAGTCAGTAACAAGATCACAGCTGAAGTGGAACTTCAAGTTAGGAGACCACCCATCATTTCTGATAACTCTACTAGGTCTATTGTAGCTAACGAGGGAGAAA gcGTACAAATGGAATGCTACGCCGGAGGGTTCCCGCCGCCGAAGATCTCGTGGCGTCGTGAGAACAATGCCATTTTACCTACCGGCGGATCTATCTACAG GGGCAACATCCTAAAAATCGCGACGGTACATAAGGAGGACCGTGGCACGTATTACTGCGTGGCGGAGAACGGCGTCGGCAAGGGCGCGCGACGCAACATCAACCTGGAGGTCGAGTTCGCGCCCGTCGTCACCGTGCCCAGGCCGAGGCTCGCGCAG GCTCTACAATACGACATGGATTTGGAGTGCCACGTAGAAGCGTACCCGCCTCCCGCCATCACTTGGCTGAAGGACGAAATACAGCTGTCTAACAACCAGCATTACAg AATCTCCCATTTCGCGACCGCCGACGAATTCACAGACACTACAATCCGAGTGATTACTATAGAGAAGCGACAATATGGCCTGTTCAAGTGTAAGGCGCAGAATAAGCTGGGCACTGATGAAGGACAAGTCGAGTTAGTCG AGTCGATAATCCCGGTGTGTCCGCCCGCGTGCGGCACGGCGCGGTTCGCGGCGGCGGCCTCGCTCGCGCCGTCTGTCGCCACCCTTATGTCCTTGTTCGCTGTTTACATCATTTATGCTGTCAAAAG AGTCGCCTATGCCAGACATTAA